In a genomic window of Sutcliffiella sp. FSL R7-0096:
- a CDS encoding DUF6262 family protein, translating to MANINPNTQPLLRSIEEKQQKAKQKVESTIKEMIKHKEKINFNSVSAKSGVSKPFLYKHSDIRSRIETLRKQEEKLDSPNQVKRNMTDHSKDVIIASLRKKMMHLEEENKKLKEQLKVDWAAIYKEIN from the coding sequence ATGGCAAATATAAACCCAAATACTCAACCACTTCTTCGAAGTATCGAAGAAAAACAGCAAAAAGCAAAGCAAAAGGTTGAAAGTACCATTAAAGAAATGATTAAACATAAAGAAAAGATAAATTTTAATTCTGTATCAGCAAAATCAGGGGTATCAAAACCATTTTTATATAAACACAGCGATATCAGGTCGAGAATTGAAACATTAAGAAAACAAGAAGAAAAATTAGATTCACCGAATCAAGTAAAACGAAACATGACAGACCATTCTAAAGATGTGATAATTGCATCACTTCGAAAGAAAATGATGCATCTCGAAGAAGAAAATAAGAAATTGAAGGAACAATTAAAGGTCGATTGGGCCGCAATTTATAAGGAAATCAATTAA
- a CDS encoding tyrosine-type recombinase/integrase has product MILLNKATEQQARAVRYEQILQELSGYWENEEWDALDCPLYKKEIIIKSPIIKFEETLNPRIRNEFKYYFFSRLTNLEINMATVWSNSTAFNKLQDFIFRFYSDIGSILDIPYGKFSIHYKTYLFEHGKSDLTVKGYLQLYNRIYSFFFDWYDQRKETEKDIWDVRKLGIDYNNSNCGYTLNFTSVPRPFQNLAKRYIEKRVLIQESLSWGSGIQTMAKLQEFFKYIYKKYPNWQDLTSLSRRDIEEFMHYLRTSPMGGDSVHKGQPPTENHIHRSLSVLETFIVYIQRYEWDEAPKKPVGILIVPEDKPRLPPKASNEIKYISDFVWNQIIDHMGKLPQEIIPVVILLETSGFRISDVCSLKVDCLIQREDGWWITGDQRKVKGKNHRVPISEEIAKVVLSQQKLTREKSTSETNPLNYLFPTYHGTRKGQPISRDNVVNNLNKLAIENNIMDENGDIYRCKAHAFRHRYGVNLINNGMNILHVQKLMAHVSPEMTLVYAQIHDTTLRKEWEKATSNGAVRLNPGGKIIATSIEKQADENGLELEWLRHNLDSIRLDHGLCIKSPKNNCDFLEQTLEPPCIKNNCRSFHVDLTFLDFYNDQILKMESDIEIYQKSGRNRSIEIIQPKLKKYKEIRDGIIKNGGIYGLPKTRRELRN; this is encoded by the coding sequence ATGATTTTATTAAATAAAGCAACTGAACAACAAGCTAGAGCTGTAAGATATGAGCAAATTTTACAAGAGTTAAGTGGGTATTGGGAAAACGAAGAATGGGATGCATTAGATTGTCCCCTTTACAAAAAAGAAATAATAATAAAAAGCCCAATAATTAAATTTGAGGAAACATTGAATCCAAGAATTAGAAATGAATTTAAATATTATTTCTTCAGTCGGTTGACTAATTTAGAAATAAATATGGCAACAGTATGGAGTAATTCTACTGCATTTAATAAATTGCAAGATTTTATTTTCAGATTCTATTCTGATATTGGTTCTATTCTAGACATCCCTTACGGGAAATTTTCAATTCACTATAAAACCTATCTTTTTGAACATGGGAAAAGCGACTTAACAGTAAAAGGCTACCTCCAGTTATACAACCGAATTTATTCATTTTTCTTTGACTGGTATGATCAACGGAAGGAAACAGAGAAAGATATTTGGGATGTTCGAAAACTAGGTATTGACTATAATAACAGTAATTGCGGGTACACTTTAAATTTCACTTCTGTACCAAGACCTTTTCAAAACTTGGCAAAAAGATATATCGAAAAACGTGTTCTAATACAAGAAAGTTTAAGCTGGGGTTCTGGCATACAAACCATGGCAAAGCTGCAAGAATTCTTTAAATATATTTATAAAAAGTATCCAAACTGGCAAGACTTAACCTCATTAAGTAGGAGAGATATCGAGGAATTTATGCATTATTTGCGAACCTCTCCAATGGGTGGAGATAGCGTTCACAAAGGTCAACCCCCTACTGAGAATCACATCCATCGCTCATTATCTGTACTAGAAACGTTTATTGTATATATTCAAAGATATGAATGGGATGAAGCTCCCAAAAAGCCTGTAGGAATCCTAATTGTACCTGAAGATAAACCTAGACTACCTCCAAAGGCATCTAACGAAATTAAATACATATCTGATTTTGTTTGGAATCAGATCATTGATCACATGGGAAAACTGCCGCAGGAGATTATTCCGGTTGTAATATTGTTAGAGACATCAGGCTTTAGAATTTCAGATGTGTGTTCTTTGAAAGTAGATTGCTTGATTCAAAGAGAAGATGGTTGGTGGATTACCGGAGATCAGCGTAAAGTAAAGGGGAAAAATCATCGGGTCCCAATTTCGGAAGAAATAGCTAAGGTTGTGCTTTCCCAACAAAAATTAACAAGGGAAAAATCGACTTCAGAAACAAATCCATTAAATTATTTATTTCCAACCTATCATGGTACAAGAAAAGGACAGCCCATTTCGCGTGACAATGTAGTAAATAATTTAAATAAACTAGCTATTGAAAATAATATAATGGATGAAAACGGAGATATCTATCGATGTAAAGCACATGCATTTAGACATCGTTATGGAGTAAACCTTATTAATAACGGTATGAACATTTTACATGTACAAAAGCTGATGGCTCATGTGAGCCCTGAAATGACACTGGTATACGCCCAGATTCATGATACAACCCTTCGAAAAGAATGGGAAAAAGCCACAAGTAATGGGGCTGTAAGATTAAATCCAGGTGGCAAAATTATCGCTACTAGTATAGAAAAACAAGCAGACGAAAATGGATTAGAGTTAGAATGGCTCCGCCACAATTTGGATTCCATTCGATTAGATCACGGTTTGTGTATTAAAAGCCCCAAAAATAATTGTGACTTTTTGGAACAAACTTTAGAACCACCATGTATAAAAAACAATTGCCGCAGTTTCCATGTAGATCTGACGTTTCTAGATTTCTATAACGACCAAATTCTTAAAATGGAATCTGATATTGAGATATATCAAAAATCAGGTAGAAATAGATCAATTGAAATTATTCAGCCAAAATTGAAAAAGTATAAAGAAATTAGAGATGGAATAATAAAAAATGGTGGGATTTATGGACTTCCTAAAACAAGAAGAGAATTGAGAAACTGA
- a CDS encoding tyrosine-type recombinase/integrase produces the protein MKVQEVLINDRKRYLLIDGDNKPVGPVLRFLKYLDNIGKAENTLKSYCHYLKFYFQFLNEKEKEYKEVDLNLLAEYVSWLRSPNQSTKVIQFQQTKARRSERTVNTMVTCVQSFYDYLMRIEDYEKDLSEKTKKQVIGNYRSFKPFLHHISKGKPLDKNILKIKEPRREVLTLTKDQVQSIHDACSNIRDALLVRILYEGGLRIGEALSLWIEDFDIGSTSIQVRESKTVNGKGRRVYVSGDTMNVFQDYLIDYHDADTNHVFINLTGPNKGEPLNYQAAFDVIKRIRKKTQIDITPHMLRHTYATELHEQGVEISIIQKLLGHSNVQTTIKTYVHPTDVTIRKEWQKAHDKMKGDKNDFIK, from the coding sequence ATGAAAGTGCAAGAGGTTTTAATTAATGACAGAAAAAGATATTTGCTTATTGATGGAGATAACAAACCTGTCGGTCCAGTTTTAAGGTTTCTTAAATATCTAGATAACATTGGAAAGGCCGAAAATACCTTAAAGTCATACTGTCATTATTTAAAGTTTTACTTTCAATTTTTAAACGAAAAAGAAAAAGAGTACAAGGAAGTGGATCTTAACCTTCTGGCGGAGTATGTATCTTGGCTAAGAAGTCCTAATCAATCTACTAAAGTAATTCAATTTCAACAAACAAAAGCAAGGAGATCTGAGCGAACAGTTAATACTATGGTGACTTGCGTTCAGAGTTTCTACGATTATTTAATGCGAATTGAAGATTATGAAAAAGATCTATCAGAAAAAACAAAGAAGCAAGTGATTGGGAATTACCGATCGTTCAAACCCTTTCTACATCATATATCAAAGGGGAAGCCACTTGATAAAAACATTTTAAAAATTAAAGAACCTCGGAGAGAGGTTTTAACACTTACAAAAGATCAGGTTCAATCTATTCATGATGCGTGTAGCAATATTCGAGATGCTTTATTGGTTCGAATTTTGTATGAAGGCGGTCTTAGAATTGGAGAGGCATTATCTTTATGGATCGAGGACTTTGATATTGGCTCTACCTCCATTCAAGTACGAGAATCTAAAACTGTAAACGGCAAAGGAAGAAGAGTATATGTATCTGGCGATACAATGAATGTTTTTCAAGATTACCTAATTGATTATCATGACGCGGATACCAATCATGTATTTATAAATCTAACTGGTCCTAATAAGGGAGAACCATTAAATTATCAAGCAGCTTTCGATGTAATTAAACGTATAAGAAAGAAAACCCAGATTGATATTACCCCCCATATGTTAAGGCATACTTATGCCACTGAGCTTCATGAACAAGGGGTAGAAATATCGATAATCCAAAAGTTGTTGGGTCATTCGAACGTTCAAACAACAATTAAGACTTATGTTCATCCCACCGATGTCACTATACGAAAAGAGTGGCAGAAAGCACATGACAAGATGAAAGGTGACAAGAATGATTTTATTAAATAA
- a CDS encoding VTT domain-containing protein, whose product MDEKLDVLFVVIESHWWLASLGFILFHILRQVLFIPVVIICIAGGALFGGVVGSIYSIAGLTLSSLFFYFFYQQFPSIFGKILIMKERLFGNRANFTVGQITIMRLVPFIHFHLLSLCLIETTKSFPKYAKASLLSNIPLAIIYTVFGQFITDFSPTAMVAVLIGLLLLMLIMRQKVVVMKWEQFFHKEKQYKRG is encoded by the coding sequence ATGGACGAAAAATTAGACGTACTTTTTGTCGTCATTGAAAGTCATTGGTGGCTGGCTTCTCTTGGTTTTATTCTTTTCCATATATTAAGACAAGTCCTATTCATCCCGGTTGTCATCATCTGTATTGCAGGTGGTGCTTTGTTCGGCGGAGTTGTGGGTAGCATATATTCGATAGCGGGATTAACGTTATCAAGCCTATTTTTTTATTTCTTTTATCAACAGTTTCCCAGTATCTTTGGGAAGATTTTAATCATGAAAGAAAGATTGTTCGGCAACCGTGCCAATTTCACTGTTGGCCAAATAACGATTATGCGCCTCGTACCGTTCATTCACTTTCACCTGCTCTCCCTCTGTTTGATTGAAACGACGAAAAGCTTTCCGAAATATGCGAAAGCATCTCTTCTAAGTAACATTCCACTCGCCATCATTTATACAGTCTTCGGACAATTCATCACAGATTTCTCTCCTACGGCCATGGTGGCTGTGTTGATTGGACTCCTTCTTCTCATGCTTATCATGAGGCAAAAGGTGGTCGTCATGAAATGGGAACAGTTCTTCCATAAGGAAAAGCAATACAAAAGAGGTTAA
- a CDS encoding DUF1294 domain-containing protein — protein MMEVLIGYFIFINIVGFIIMKVDKQRAIDHRWRVPELHLWGIALLGGALGTWMGMRTYRHKTKRPLFRFGLPFVTFLYVGLLGYFLLV, from the coding sequence ATGATGGAAGTACTCATCGGTTACTTTATTTTTATTAACATAGTAGGCTTCATTATAATGAAAGTGGATAAACAGCGGGCCATTGATCATCGTTGGAGGGTACCTGAGTTACACCTGTGGGGAATAGCGCTCCTAGGTGGAGCCCTTGGCACATGGATGGGGATGCGAACATACCGGCATAAAACAAAACGACCGCTTTTCCGTTTTGGACTTCCGTTTGTCACTTTTTTATATGTTGGATTATTGGGGTACTTTCTCCTTGTCTGA
- the rplT gene encoding 50S ribosomal protein L20, which yields MPRVKGGTVTRQRRKKVIKLAKGYYGSKHTLYKVANQQVMKSLMYAYRDRRQKKRDFRKLWIARINAAARMNGLSYSRLMHGLKVAGIEVNRKMLAELAVSDEKAFAELATAAKNSLNK from the coding sequence ATGCCAAGAGTTAAAGGCGGTACAGTAACACGCCAACGTCGTAAAAAAGTCATTAAATTAGCCAAAGGTTATTACGGTTCTAAACACACTTTATATAAAGTAGCTAACCAACAAGTAATGAAATCCCTAATGTACGCTTATCGTGATCGTCGTCAAAAGAAACGCGACTTCCGTAAGCTTTGGATCGCTCGTATCAACGCAGCGGCTCGCATGAACGGTCTTTCTTACAGCCGTCTAATGCACGGTTTGAAAGTAGCTGGAATCGAAGTAAACCGCAAAATGTTAGCTGAGCTAGCAGTTAGCGACGAAAAAGCATTTGCTGAATTGGCAACTGCTGCGAAAAACAGCTTAAATAAATAA
- the rpmI gene encoding 50S ribosomal protein L35, which yields MPKMKTHRGSAKRFKKTGSGSLKRSHAYTSHLFANKSQKQKRKLRKSAMVSKGDFKRIRHMLDNLR from the coding sequence ATGCCTAAAATGAAAACTCATCGCGGATCAGCAAAAAGATTCAAGAAAACTGGATCTGGTAGCTTAAAGCGTTCTCACGCATACACAAGTCACTTATTCGCTAACAAGTCTCAAAAGCAAAAGCGTAAATTGCGTAAATCAGCTATGGTCAGCAAAGGTGATTTCAAACGCATCCGTCACATGTTAGACAACTTAAGATAA
- the infC gene encoding translation initiation factor IF-3: MISKDMMVNDGIRAREVRLIGQNGDQLGIKSKVEALEIAARANLDLVMVAPNAKPPVCRIMDYGKFRFEQQKKDKEARKNQKVISLKEVRLSPTIDEHDFNTKLRNAIKFLEKGDKVKASIRFKGRAITHKEIGQRVLDRFSAACAEVSTIESHPKMDGRSMFLILAPKNEK, from the coding sequence CTAATCGGTCAAAATGGAGACCAGCTAGGAATTAAGTCAAAAGTAGAAGCGCTGGAAATTGCAGCACGTGCAAATCTTGACTTAGTAATGGTTGCGCCTAATGCGAAACCTCCTGTATGCCGAATCATGGACTACGGAAAGTTCCGTTTCGAGCAACAGAAGAAAGATAAAGAAGCGCGCAAAAACCAAAAAGTAATCAGCTTAAAGGAAGTTCGTTTAAGTCCTACTATTGATGAGCATGACTTCAATACGAAGCTTCGCAATGCAATTAAGTTCCTTGAAAAAGGAGACAAAGTAAAAGCATCAATCCGATTCAAAGGACGTGCGATTACGCATAAAGAAATTGGTCAGCGTGTGCTTGATCGTTTCTCTGCAGCATGTGCAGAAGTTTCAACAATTGAGTCTCATCCAAAGATGGATGGGCGTAGCATGTTCTTAATTTTGGCACCTAAAAACGAAAAGTAA